The Oryzias latipes chromosome 16, ASM223467v1 genome includes a region encoding these proteins:
- the laptm4b gene encoding lysosomal-associated transmembrane protein 4B — MAVLRAQTLLLQQVNSKQWLRLVILRSEATLADLCFPPRARLRVHMFTDKTVVSPWDRWYSTSCCLCCHVRTGTIILGVWYMLINAVVLLILLTALSDPEQYHLTSAELANDLDVMDDANMCIASAISLLMILICGMATYGAYKLRAAWIIPFFCYQIFDFALNTLVAVSIVVYPNTIQDYLQQLPDNFPYKEEVSALSSVWLVLIVLLFIGCILGFKAYLIACVWNCYRYVSGRGSSELLLYVTTNDTTVLLPPYDDNMSVPPKRVPAPCTSATA, encoded by the exons ATGGCTGTGCTGCGCGCGCAGACGCTGCTCCTGCAGCAGGTAAACAGTAAACAGTGGCTCCGGCTCGTCATTCTTCGGTCAGAGGCGACGCTCGCGGACCTCTGCTTTCCCCCCAGAGCCCGACTGCGTGTCCACATGTTCACGGACAAGACAGTGGTGTCCCCGTGGGACCGCTGGTACTCCACCAGCTGCTGCCTGTGCTGCCATGTCCGCACAGGAACCATCATCCTCGGGGTTTGGTACATG CTCATCAACGCAGTGGTGTTACTCATCCTGCTCACCGCGCTCAGCGATCCTGAGCAGTACCACCTGACCAGCGCTGAGTTGGCTAATGACCTGGATGTCATGGATGATGCCA ACATGTGCATTGCCTCAGCGATCTCCCTGCTGATGATCCTTATTTGTGGGATGGCCACATACGGCGCatacaag CTGCGCGCTGCATGGATCATCCCCTTCTTCTGCTACCAAATCTTTGACTTTGCTCTCAACACGCTGGTGGCTGTCAGCATCGTGGTTTACCCAAACACAATCCAGGACTACCTGCAGCAGCTG CCTGACAACTTTCCCTACAAAGAGGAGGTTTCTGCTCTTAGCAGCGTGTGGCTGGTCCTCATTGTGCTGCTCTTTATCGGCTGCATTCTCGGCTTCAAG GCCTACCTGATCGCATGTGTGTGGAACTGCTACAGATATGTGAGCGGCAGAGGCAGCTCTGAACTCCTGCTCTATGTCACCACCAACGACACCACG GTGCTGCTACCTCCCTACGACGACAACATGAGCGTCCCCCCCAAACGGGTTCCGGCGCCCTGCACCTCTGCAACGGCATAG
- the mtdh gene encoding protein LYRIC isoform X1: protein MEQWKDAASQQVKLLARRLNEELSKGLGWLRSELGVDLGLKPELIPPWAIVLAACAGLLLMVALWASVCRAVFKKRPAVRPADDGAGIKQSVSKPVKSDEPKKKKKKAEKKAQPNGRAVPEPQEEEAIASEEIVPHHHQPPPPQGKSEKTAEGKKSKKKPKQAAKETKIVTADGKEPEEGTWETKVSNKEKREQRKKDKSSSDGSSSPGGGNTPVSVPPEQPKTTSAGIPAPTNQKKKQESARVKPEKVEAAVTPANSSEVVDAAAAKGTLKVRGPSHNVPSKQASWTASIQPAPLWRSGIDDSWTVIDRPIQSAELNLVSLARLGVGPAQPQSVSSLSWVSQPRVEDEWSGINGASSDPSSDWNAPSEAWGNYEEPTTETPLAQEKPLPESSKFIQIGAAEEDEDEKDKGDGSNDGAAKTKKKKKKKKKAAEEGGTSVQVEEPVKESTPAVSMKKQPSVKETAAAVPPVKAAAAETRGERSVKDAPPPITQVPQKSTEGEPTAKQNNLPTPTLQKKNLRRVKLPNQQRRRKRGEKHEGSTLTPLVCKRLDVRFMQHLLLTWTWK from the exons atggaGCAGTGGAAGGACGCGGCCTCCCAGCAGGTGAAACTGCTCGCACGCCGCCTGAACGAGGAGCTGTCCAAAGGCCTGGGATGGCTGCGTTCCGAGCTCGGGGTGGACCTGGGACTGAAGCCCGAGCTTATTCCTCCATGGGCGATCGTCTTAGCCGCGTGCGCTGGTCTGCTGCTGATGGTGGCTCTGTGGGCCTCGGTCTGCCGGGCTGTTTTCAAGAAACGTCCCGCTGTACGCCCTGCGGATGACGGCGCTGGGATCAAGCAAAGTGTCAGCAAGCCCGTGAAATCCGACGagccaaagaaaaagaagaagaaggcagAAAAG AAAGCTCAGCCAAACGGGAGAGCTGTCCCCGAGCCGCAGGAGGAGGAAGCCATAGCTTCAGAGGAGATAGTGCCACATCATCACCAACCGCCCCCGCCACAGGGAAAGAGCGAAAAGACCGCGGAG gGAAAGAAGTCCAAAAAGAAGCCAAAACAGGCTGCAAAGGAGACCAAAATAGTGACTGCAGACGGCAAAGAACCTGAAGAAG GCACGTGGGAAACCAAGGTCAGCAACAAGGAGAAACGTGAGCAGCGCAAGAAAGACAAGAGCTCCAGCGATGGCTCATCCAGTCCTGGGGGAGGGAACACCCCCGTGAGTGTTCCCCCAGAGCAGCCCAAGACCACCTCTGCCGGCATCCCCGCGCCAACcaaccagaaaaagaaacaag agtCTGCACGAGTGAAGCCAGAGAAGGTTGAAGCTGCTGTTACTCCAG CCAACAGCAGTGAGGTAGTGGACGCAGCAGCTGCTAAAGGTACCTTAAAGGTTCGGGGTCCATCGCACAACGTTCCCTCCAAACAAGCCTCCTGGACCGCCTCGATCCAGCCAGCGCCTCTGTGGCGGTCAGGGATTGACG ATTCCTGGACTGTGATTGACAGGCCGATACAGTCCGCAGAGCTGAATCTGGTGTCTTTGGCTCGCCTGGGAGTCGGTCCTGCTC AGCCTCAGTCAGTGAGCAGCCTGTCATGGGTCAGTCAGCCCAGAGTGGAAGACGAGTGGTCTGGAATCA ATGGAGCCTCGTCCGACCCAAGCTCCGACTGGAACGCTCCTTCTGAAGCCTGGGGCAACTATGAGGAGCCCACCACCGAGACTCCTCTTGCTCaggagaagcccctccctgagTCGTCCAAGTTCATTCAGATCGGAGCTGCT gaggaagatgaagatgagaAGGACAAAGGAGATGGGAGTAATGATGGAGCAGCTAAgactaagaaaaagaaaaagaagaagaagaaagcgGCTGAGGAAGGAGGAACATCTGTTCAG GTCGAGGAGCCGGTGAAGGAGTCGACTCCTGCAGTGTCGATGAAGAAGCAGCCGTCTGTGAAGGAGACGGCTGCTGCTGTCCCGCCCGTCAAAGCAGCTGCTGCGGAG ACGAGAGGCGAGAGATCAGTGAAGGACGCCCCACCCCCCATCACACAAGTGCCACAGAAGTCCACCGAAGGAGAACCCACTGCCAAGCAGAACAACCTTCCTACTCCAACACTGCAAA AA AAAAACCTGAGGAGAGTCAAGCTCCCAAAccagcaaagaagaagaaagcgAGGAGAGAAACATGAGGGGTCCACTCTGACGCCACTTGTATGCAAAAGACTTGATGTCCGGTTTATGCAACACCTTCTCTTGACTTGGACATGGAAATGA
- the mtdh gene encoding protein LYRIC isoform X2 — MEQWKDAASQQVKLLARRLNEELSKGLGWLRSELGVDLGLKPELIPPWAIVLAACAGLLLMVALWASVCRAVFKKRPAVRPADDGAGIKQSVSKPVKSDEPKKKKKKAEKKAQPNGRAVPEPQEEEAIASEEIVPHHHQPPPPQGKSEKTAEGKKSKKKPKQAAKETKIVTADGKEPEEGTWETKVSNKEKREQRKKDKSSSDGSSSPGGGNTPVSVPPEQPKTTSAGIPAPTNQKKKQESARVKPEKVEAAVTPANSSEVVDAAAAKGTLKVRGPSHNVPSKQASWTASIQPAPLWRSGIDDSWTVIDRPIQSAELNLVSLARLGVGPAQPQSVSSLSWVSQPRVEDEWSGINGASSDPSSDWNAPSEAWGNYEEPTTETPLAQEKPLPESSKFIQIGAAEEDEDEKDKGDGSNDGAAKTKKKKKKKKKAAEEGGTSVQVEEPVKESTPAVSMKKQPSVKETAAAVPPVKAAAAETRGERSVKDAPPPITQVPQKSTEGEPTAKQNNLPTPTLQKKPEESQAPKPAKKKKARRET; from the exons atggaGCAGTGGAAGGACGCGGCCTCCCAGCAGGTGAAACTGCTCGCACGCCGCCTGAACGAGGAGCTGTCCAAAGGCCTGGGATGGCTGCGTTCCGAGCTCGGGGTGGACCTGGGACTGAAGCCCGAGCTTATTCCTCCATGGGCGATCGTCTTAGCCGCGTGCGCTGGTCTGCTGCTGATGGTGGCTCTGTGGGCCTCGGTCTGCCGGGCTGTTTTCAAGAAACGTCCCGCTGTACGCCCTGCGGATGACGGCGCTGGGATCAAGCAAAGTGTCAGCAAGCCCGTGAAATCCGACGagccaaagaaaaagaagaagaaggcagAAAAG AAAGCTCAGCCAAACGGGAGAGCTGTCCCCGAGCCGCAGGAGGAGGAAGCCATAGCTTCAGAGGAGATAGTGCCACATCATCACCAACCGCCCCCGCCACAGGGAAAGAGCGAAAAGACCGCGGAG gGAAAGAAGTCCAAAAAGAAGCCAAAACAGGCTGCAAAGGAGACCAAAATAGTGACTGCAGACGGCAAAGAACCTGAAGAAG GCACGTGGGAAACCAAGGTCAGCAACAAGGAGAAACGTGAGCAGCGCAAGAAAGACAAGAGCTCCAGCGATGGCTCATCCAGTCCTGGGGGAGGGAACACCCCCGTGAGTGTTCCCCCAGAGCAGCCCAAGACCACCTCTGCCGGCATCCCCGCGCCAACcaaccagaaaaagaaacaag agtCTGCACGAGTGAAGCCAGAGAAGGTTGAAGCTGCTGTTACTCCAG CCAACAGCAGTGAGGTAGTGGACGCAGCAGCTGCTAAAGGTACCTTAAAGGTTCGGGGTCCATCGCACAACGTTCCCTCCAAACAAGCCTCCTGGACCGCCTCGATCCAGCCAGCGCCTCTGTGGCGGTCAGGGATTGACG ATTCCTGGACTGTGATTGACAGGCCGATACAGTCCGCAGAGCTGAATCTGGTGTCTTTGGCTCGCCTGGGAGTCGGTCCTGCTC AGCCTCAGTCAGTGAGCAGCCTGTCATGGGTCAGTCAGCCCAGAGTGGAAGACGAGTGGTCTGGAATCA ATGGAGCCTCGTCCGACCCAAGCTCCGACTGGAACGCTCCTTCTGAAGCCTGGGGCAACTATGAGGAGCCCACCACCGAGACTCCTCTTGCTCaggagaagcccctccctgagTCGTCCAAGTTCATTCAGATCGGAGCTGCT gaggaagatgaagatgagaAGGACAAAGGAGATGGGAGTAATGATGGAGCAGCTAAgactaagaaaaagaaaaagaagaagaagaaagcgGCTGAGGAAGGAGGAACATCTGTTCAG GTCGAGGAGCCGGTGAAGGAGTCGACTCCTGCAGTGTCGATGAAGAAGCAGCCGTCTGTGAAGGAGACGGCTGCTGCTGTCCCGCCCGTCAAAGCAGCTGCTGCGGAG ACGAGAGGCGAGAGATCAGTGAAGGACGCCCCACCCCCCATCACACAAGTGCCACAGAAGTCCACCGAAGGAGAACCCACTGCCAAGCAGAACAACCTTCCTACTCCAACACTGCAAA AAAAACCTGAGGAGAGTCAAGCTCCCAAAccagcaaagaagaagaaagcgAGGAGAGAAACATGA